A region of the Arthrobacter sp. FW306-07-I genome:
AGGAACTGAAGTTCTACTACCCCCTGAACGTCACCCGGCCGTACCTGCCCACCCCCGAGAAGGTCTACGCCGAACTCAGCCGCCAGCTCACCGCCGTCGGCTTCAACATCCGGCCCGTCCCGGTGGACTGGTCCGACGGGTACCTGCAGAAGGTCCAGTCCGCCGGCGACCACGCATTCCACATCCTCGGCTGGAACGGCTCCTACTCGGACGCGGACAACTTCGTGGGCCCGCTTTTCGGGGAGAAAAACGGCGAGTTCGGGTACCAGGATCCACAGGTCTTTTCCAAGATCAACCGCGCCCGTGGACTGCCCGACGGCAAGGAGCGGGATGACCTTTATCACACCATCAATGCCCAGATAGCGGCGACCGTACCGGCCGTTCCCGTCGCCTTCCCCATTTCCGCGCTGGCCCTCTCGGACCGGGTGCAGAGCTACCCGGCATCCCCGGTCTTAAACGAAGTTTTTACCAAGGTCCAGCTGAAGTCTTGACGGGCCGGGCCAATTTCAGTATGCGGCCCGCGCGGGGATATTCTGTGACAGCCAGAGCCGCTGCAATCGGAGACTGATCGTGACCTTCATTTCCAAGACCCCACACGCCGACGTTGTCCTGATAGGCGGCGGCATCATGAGCGCCACGCTGGGGGCATTCCTCAAGCAGCTGGAGCCGGACTGGACCATCTCCCTGTTCGAGCGGCTGGACCAGCCGGGGCTCGAAAGCTCGGATCCCTGGAACAACGCAGGAACGGGCCACGCCGCCCTCTGCGAGCTCAACTACTCCCCCGCAGCCAAGGACGGCTCGGTCAACCCCGCCAAAGCACTGCTCATCAACGAACAGTTCCAGCTCTCCCGCCAGTTCTGGTCCCACCTGGTGGACAACAACCTCATCGGGTCACCCAAGGGCTTCATCAACACGGTCCCGCACATGAGCTTCGTGATCGGCGAGGACCACAGCCGGTTCCTGAAGACCCGCTACGAGGCACTCAAGCCGCACACCCTGTTCCGGAGCATGGAGTTCTCCGAGGACCACGCGCAGATCGCCAAGTGGGCCCCGCTGATCGTCAAGGGGCGCGACCCCCAGCAGCGCATCGCCGCCACCCGCGCAGCCGAGGGTACCGACGTGGACTTCGGCGCGCTGACCCGCGAACTGATCACCTACATGGGGAACAACGGCGTCGAGATCAACTACGGCCACGACGTCACCGGCATCACCCGCGCGTCCGACGGCGGCTGGGACCTGACGCTGAAGCACCCCAAGTCCGGAGAACACGGCAAGATCCACGCCAAGTTCGTCTTCGTCGGCGCCGGCGGCGGTGCCCTGCACCTGCTCCAGGCCTCCGGCATCCCCGAGAGCAAGGGCTACGGCGGATTCCCCGTCTCCGGCCAGTTCTTCCGCTGCACCGATGAGGCCATCGCCGCCCAGCACAGCGCCAAGGTGTACGGCCAGGCATCGGTGGGCGCTCCCCCCATGTCCATTCCGCACCTGGACACCCGCTATGTCAACGGCAAGCGCTCCCTCCTGTTCGGACCGTACGCGGGCTTCTCCACCAACTTCCTCAAGAACGGTTCCTACCTGGACCTGCCCCTGTCCATCCGCCCGGGCAACATCATCCCGATGCTTGCCGTAGCGAAGGACAACATGGACCTCACCGCGTACCTGGTGAAGGAAGTGGTTAAAAAGCACGACCAGAAGGTTGAAGCGCTTCGCGAGTACTACCCGGAGGCAAAGGGCGGGGATTGGGAACTCATCACCGCCGGCCAGCGTGTACAGATCATCAAGAAAGACCCGCAAAAGGGCGGCATCCTTCAGTTCGGAACCGAAGTGATCGCCGGCCGCGACGGCTCCATCGGCGCGCTCCTGGGCGCTTCGCCCGGAGCCTCGACCGCTGTCCCCATCATGATCGAGCTGCTCCAGAAGACGTTCCCCCGGAACTTCAAGGGCTGGCAGTCCAAGCTCAAGGACATGATGCCCGGCTACGGGGTGAAGCTGGATGAGAATCCGGACCTCGCCGCGGAGCTGGAACGGGCCACGGCCAAGTCCCTCCAGCTGGAGAGCGTTTCCGCCAGCCACTGACCCTGCCGGGGCCAGTGGCTGGCACCCCCAGGGCATGTACCAGTCACTTAGACCCCCAGGAGACCACCCATGTTCCGGCTGGCACAGCTTTCCCTGGCGAACCGGGCCCTGATCGCGCTGATCACCGTCTTCGCCTCGGTCTTCGGCGTGATCACGATGTCATCGCTGAA
Encoded here:
- a CDS encoding malate:quinone oxidoreductase, with the translated sequence MTFISKTPHADVVLIGGGIMSATLGAFLKQLEPDWTISLFERLDQPGLESSDPWNNAGTGHAALCELNYSPAAKDGSVNPAKALLINEQFQLSRQFWSHLVDNNLIGSPKGFINTVPHMSFVIGEDHSRFLKTRYEALKPHTLFRSMEFSEDHAQIAKWAPLIVKGRDPQQRIAATRAAEGTDVDFGALTRELITYMGNNGVEINYGHDVTGITRASDGGWDLTLKHPKSGEHGKIHAKFVFVGAGGGALHLLQASGIPESKGYGGFPVSGQFFRCTDEAIAAQHSAKVYGQASVGAPPMSIPHLDTRYVNGKRSLLFGPYAGFSTNFLKNGSYLDLPLSIRPGNIIPMLAVAKDNMDLTAYLVKEVVKKHDQKVEALREYYPEAKGGDWELITAGQRVQIIKKDPQKGGILQFGTEVIAGRDGSIGALLGASPGASTAVPIMIELLQKTFPRNFKGWQSKLKDMMPGYGVKLDENPDLAAELERATAKSLQLESVSASH